TGCCCTACGCTACGCCCATGGCTCTCGGGATGGCGCTCGGTTGGCCGGGGCGTAGAGTTATTTCCGTCGAAGGGGACGGGTCGTTGCTTGCGGGACCGGGAGTATTGACCACAGTGGCGCGCTATCAGCCTCGGAACCTCGTCATCATCGTCTTCGATAATGGCGCCTATCTCACGACCGGTTCCGGAAAAGCCCCCACCGCAACCGCTTTTGGCGCCAACATCGAACAAATGGCGCGCGCCGCGGGTATGAAGAATACCCAGACCGTCCATGATATCGAATCCGCAAAAGGCGCCGTTCGGACTGTGTTCACGGAGCCGGGACCCTGGTTAGTCGTCGCGAAAGTGGATAGGCAA
This portion of the Candidatus Binatia bacterium genome encodes:
- a CDS encoding thiamine pyrophosphate-dependent enzyme, which encodes MNRIEVLRYIATLRNGNPMIISPGLANYTIAEAKDEPLTIYNMDMPYATPMALGMALGWPGRRVISVEGDGSLLAGPGVLTTVARYQPRNLVIIVFDNGAYLTTGSGKAPTATAFGANIEQMARAAGMKNTQTVHDIESAKGAVRTVFTEPGPWLVVAKVDRQDRPAERSRHSLPMHVYEAGITFHRVALRERMAK